A single genomic interval of Bradyrhizobium japonicum USDA 6 harbors:
- a CDS encoding universal stress protein translates to MTYATVMVSLALDQPNNARLQAAGELGERFEATIVGVAAARFAPPLYFIGGAEAQRLIDQEEASVKRCLAALEAEFRAATRTRSRPVEWRSAMDFPSRFVLAQARCADIVVSGGQSPAFSDAFSLVSPKDLVMQAGRPILVVPDKVNWLDLRNVLVAWKDTPEARRAVADALPLLRKARDVTIVEIPEAGGDRSAAMTRVSDVAAWLARHGVTATARVPEAAGSEPAAVQLERVAGDVGAGLIVAGAYGHSRFRELILGGVTEYLVTQTARCVLLSH, encoded by the coding sequence ATGACATACGCGACAGTGATGGTCAGCCTGGCGCTGGATCAGCCCAACAATGCGCGTCTTCAGGCCGCAGGCGAACTCGGCGAACGATTCGAGGCCACCATCGTCGGGGTCGCCGCGGCGCGGTTCGCCCCGCCGCTTTATTTCATCGGAGGCGCCGAGGCCCAGCGTCTAATCGATCAGGAGGAGGCCTCCGTCAAAAGGTGCCTCGCCGCTCTGGAGGCGGAATTCCGCGCCGCGACCAGGACTCGCAGCAGGCCCGTGGAATGGCGCAGCGCCATGGATTTTCCCTCACGATTCGTGCTGGCGCAGGCGCGGTGCGCCGACATCGTCGTCAGCGGCGGGCAGAGCCCGGCCTTTTCCGATGCGTTTTCGCTCGTGAGCCCCAAGGATCTGGTGATGCAGGCCGGCCGACCGATTCTGGTCGTGCCCGATAAGGTCAACTGGCTCGATCTGCGCAACGTGCTGGTGGCATGGAAGGACACGCCGGAGGCGCGGCGCGCGGTAGCGGACGCGCTGCCGCTGCTGCGCAAGGCGAGGGACGTCACCATCGTGGAGATTCCGGAGGCCGGCGGGGACCGCTCGGCCGCGATGACGCGCGTGAGCGATGTCGCCGCCTGGCTCGCCCGTCACGGCGTCACTGCGACCGCGCGCGTGCCGGAAGCCGCGGGCAGTGAGCCCGCCGCCGTGCAATTGGAACGGGTCGCCGGCGACGTCGGCGCGGGCCTGATCGTCGCCGGCGCGTACGGCCATTCCCGTTTCCGCGAGCTGATCCTCGGCGGCGTCACGGAATATCTGGTCACGCAAACTGCCCGCTGCGTGCTGCTGTCGCACTGA
- a CDS encoding amylo-alpha-1,6-glucosidase, whose protein sequence is MAAEAVTQIISVTQTEEAVAEQAFYIPMTGPAARPRRSLKHDDTFIVLDSHGDIGASAGGPDGLFNCDTRYLARLELVLDDLQPLLLGSNLRDDNSALTVDLTNPDIYRQGRIVLQKDLLHIVRTIFLWRGTAYQRIGVQNHGDRRASPELTLLFDSDFADLFEVRGERRPHRGTGTSKLLGPTDVLFHYRGLDDAVRTTGLHFDPRPTRLSVNAATWQLDLEPHQSKSLFVAVSCNRPIAEKPARFFRGLLAHRREMRQSTTGMASIETSNNIFNEVLCQAMADLNMLMTETPQGRYPYAGIPWYSTTFGRDGLITALQMLWIDPRVAKGVLRRLAHFQAEAVDPLNDAAPGKILHEMRGGEMAALREVPFAQYYGSVDSTALFVLLAGSYFERTGDEKTLAELWPAIEAGLAWIDGPGDPDRDGFVEYQRATEKGLANQGWKDSYDAIFHADGQLAEGNLALAEVQGYVFAAKQLAARCALRLGKPDLAKKLETEAKALAERFEKAFWCEELGTYALALDGRKRPCKVRTSNAGQVLFSGMVREDRARLVAADLMAPHFFSGWGIRTVAQGEVRYNPMSYHDGSIWPHDNALIALGLARYGLKHSVAHVFKGLFDAATYMDLRRLPELFCGFRREKRRGPTLYPVACAPQAWASATPFTLLEAALGIEFDVARGEIRLRNPHLPAFLNEVILRDLRLGNSSVDLRVSRHGDDVALEVLRTRGQIQVSIVLAR, encoded by the coding sequence ATGGCAGCCGAAGCCGTAACCCAGATCATCTCGGTAACGCAGACGGAGGAGGCCGTCGCGGAGCAGGCGTTCTACATTCCGATGACGGGGCCCGCCGCGCGGCCCCGTCGGTCGCTCAAGCACGACGACACCTTCATCGTGCTGGATAGCCATGGCGACATCGGCGCCTCCGCGGGCGGGCCCGACGGCCTGTTCAATTGCGACACGCGTTATCTGGCGCGGCTGGAGCTCGTGCTCGACGATCTCCAGCCGCTGCTGCTCGGGTCGAATCTGCGCGACGACAATTCGGCCCTGACCGTCGATCTCACCAATCCCGATATCTATCGGCAGGGCCGCATCGTGCTGCAGAAGGACCTGCTGCACATCGTGCGCACGATCTTCCTGTGGCGCGGCACGGCCTATCAGCGCATCGGCGTGCAGAACCATGGCGACCGTCGCGCCAGCCCGGAGCTGACGCTGCTGTTCGACAGCGACTTTGCCGATCTGTTCGAGGTGCGCGGCGAGCGGCGCCCCCACCGCGGGACCGGCACCAGCAAGTTGCTCGGGCCGACCGACGTGCTGTTCCACTATCGCGGTCTTGATGACGCCGTGCGTACCACCGGCCTGCATTTCGACCCACGTCCGACGCGGCTGTCGGTGAATGCCGCGACCTGGCAGCTAGACCTGGAGCCGCACCAGTCGAAATCGCTGTTCGTGGCGGTGTCCTGCAACCGGCCGATCGCGGAGAAGCCCGCGCGCTTTTTCAGGGGCCTGCTCGCCCATCGCCGCGAGATGCGCCAGTCGACGACGGGCATGGCCAGCATCGAGACGTCGAACAACATCTTCAACGAGGTGCTGTGCCAGGCCATGGCCGACCTCAACATGTTGATGACGGAGACGCCGCAGGGGCGCTATCCCTATGCCGGCATTCCCTGGTACTCGACGACGTTCGGCCGCGACGGCCTGATCACCGCGCTGCAGATGCTGTGGATCGATCCGCGGGTCGCGAAGGGCGTGCTGCGGCGGCTCGCGCATTTTCAGGCAGAGGCGGTCGATCCGCTGAACGATGCGGCGCCCGGAAAGATCCTGCACGAGATGCGTGGCGGCGAGATGGCTGCGCTCCGCGAGGTGCCGTTCGCGCAATATTACGGCAGCGTGGATTCGACCGCTTTGTTCGTGCTGCTCGCGGGAAGCTATTTCGAGCGCACCGGCGACGAGAAGACCCTGGCCGAGCTGTGGCCGGCGATCGAGGCGGGGCTGGCCTGGATCGACGGCCCCGGCGATCCCGACAGGGACGGCTTCGTCGAATACCAGCGCGCCACCGAAAAGGGCCTCGCCAACCAGGGCTGGAAGGACTCGTATGACGCGATCTTCCATGCCGATGGCCAGCTTGCGGAAGGCAATCTCGCCCTTGCCGAGGTGCAGGGTTACGTCTTTGCCGCCAAGCAGCTCGCCGCACGTTGCGCGTTGCGGCTCGGCAAGCCGGACCTCGCCAAAAAGCTCGAGACCGAGGCCAAGGCGCTGGCCGAGCGGTTCGAGAAGGCATTCTGGTGCGAGGAGCTCGGTACCTATGCGCTCGCGCTCGACGGCAGGAAACGGCCCTGCAAGGTGCGGACATCCAACGCCGGGCAGGTGCTGTTCAGCGGCATGGTCCGCGAGGACCGCGCACGTCTCGTTGCCGCCGATCTGATGGCGCCACACTTCTTCTCGGGCTGGGGCATCCGCACGGTCGCGCAAGGCGAGGTGCGCTACAATCCGATGTCCTATCATGACGGCTCGATCTGGCCGCACGACAATGCGCTGATCGCGCTCGGGCTCGCGCGCTACGGGCTCAAGCATTCGGTGGCGCATGTCTTCAAGGGCCTGTTCGACGCGGCGACCTACATGGACCTGCGGCGGCTGCCCGAATTGTTCTGCGGCTTCCGGCGCGAGAAGCGGCGCGGCCCGACGCTCTATCCCGTCGCCTGCGCGCCGCAGGCCTGGGCCAGCGCGACGCCATTCACGCTGCTGGAGGCGGCGCTCGGCATCGAGTTCGACGTCGCGCGCGGCGAGATTCGGCTGCGCAATCCGCATCTGCCGGCGTTCCTGAACGAGGTGATCCTGCGCGATCTGCGCCTGGGTAATTCCAGCGTGGATCTGCGCGTCAGCCGCCACGGCGACGACGTCGCGCTCGAGGTCTTGCGCACGCGCGGCCAGATCCAGGTCTCGATCGTGCTGGCGCGCTAG
- the fixL gene encoding sensor protein FixL, which produces MSPTRVTHPPDDSRGEHFRVRIEGFGVGTWDLDLATRELEWSETARMLLGIERGQPASYDLFLSRLEPGDRARVENAIKQVSEHGGGFDVSFRISGNSGRGKWIRARAGLIRDDSGVARHLSGIFLDIDEEKQVEEALRTRETHLRSILHTIPDAMIVIDGRGIVQLFSTAAERLFGWSEQEAIGQNVSILMPEPDRTRHDSYIARYRSTNDPHIIGIGRIVTGKRRDGTTFPMHLSIGEMQSGGEPYFTGFVRDLTEHQQTQARLQELQSELVHVSRLTAMGEMASALAHEINQPLAAISNYMKGSRRLLAGSTDPNTPKIESAMDRAAEQALRAGQIIRRLRDFVSRGESEKRVESLSKLIEEAGALGLAGAREQNVQLRFSLDPDADLVLADRVQIQQVLVNLFRNALEAMAQSPPRELVVANTRVGDDMIEVEVSDTGSGFQGDVIPNLFQTFFTTKETGMGVGLSISRSIIEAHGGRMWAESNPSGGATFRFTLPAADEN; this is translated from the coding sequence TTGTCGCCGACCCGCGTAACGCATCCGCCAGACGACAGTCGCGGCGAGCATTTCCGGGTCCGGATCGAGGGATTCGGCGTCGGCACCTGGGATCTCGACCTGGCGACGCGCGAACTGGAATGGTCGGAAACCGCAAGGATGCTGCTCGGTATCGAGCGAGGCCAGCCGGCGAGCTACGACCTCTTCCTGTCGCGCCTCGAGCCCGGCGACCGCGCGCGCGTCGAGAACGCGATCAAGCAGGTCTCCGAGCATGGCGGCGGCTTCGACGTCTCCTTCAGGATTTCCGGCAACTCTGGCCGCGGCAAATGGATCAGGGCCCGCGCCGGCCTGATCCGGGACGATTCCGGCGTCGCGCGCCATCTCAGCGGCATCTTCCTCGATATCGACGAGGAGAAGCAGGTCGAGGAAGCCCTGCGCACGCGTGAGACCCACCTCCGCTCGATCCTTCACACCATTCCCGACGCCATGATCGTCATCGACGGCCGCGGCATCGTGCAACTGTTCAGCACCGCCGCCGAGCGCCTGTTCGGCTGGTCCGAGCAGGAGGCGATCGGCCAGAACGTCAGCATCCTGATGCCGGAGCCCGACCGCACCCGCCACGACAGCTACATCGCGCGCTATCGCAGCACGAACGATCCGCACATCATCGGCATCGGCCGCATCGTGACCGGCAAGCGCCGCGACGGCACGACCTTTCCGATGCACCTGTCGATCGGCGAGATGCAGTCCGGCGGCGAGCCCTATTTCACCGGCTTCGTCCGCGACCTCACCGAGCACCAGCAGACCCAGGCGCGGCTCCAGGAATTGCAGTCCGAGCTCGTCCACGTGTCGCGGCTGACCGCGATGGGCGAGATGGCCTCGGCGCTTGCCCACGAGATCAACCAGCCGCTGGCGGCGATCAGCAATTACATGAAGGGATCGCGGCGGCTGCTGGCCGGCAGCACCGATCCCAACACGCCGAAGATCGAAAGTGCGATGGATCGCGCCGCGGAGCAGGCCTTGCGCGCCGGCCAGATCATCCGCCGCCTGCGCGACTTCGTCTCCCGCGGCGAGTCCGAGAAGCGGGTCGAGAGCCTGTCCAAGCTGATCGAGGAAGCCGGCGCGCTCGGGCTTGCCGGCGCGCGCGAGCAGAACGTGCAGCTCCGCTTCAGCCTCGATCCCGACGCCGATCTCGTGCTAGCCGACCGCGTGCAGATCCAGCAGGTGCTGGTCAACCTGTTCCGCAACGCGCTGGAAGCGATGGCGCAGTCGCCGCCGCGCGAGCTCGTCGTCGCCAACACCCGCGTAGGTGACGACATGATCGAGGTCGAGGTGTCCGACACCGGCTCCGGCTTCCAGGGCGACGTCATTCCCAACCTGTTCCAGACCTTCTTCACCACCAAGGAAACCGGCATGGGCGTGGGACTGTCCATCAGCCGCTCGATCATCGAGGCTCACGGCGGACGCATGTGGGCCGAGAGCAACCCATCAGGCGGCGCGACATTCCGCTTCACTCTCCCGGCAGCCGATGAGAATTGA
- a CDS encoding helix-turn-helix domain-containing protein yields MLTEPLNTQAINTQVRGKIAPAHPVSDQFGAIAGHVGLVATEFSYRKDEEIYGEDESAEYVYQVITGAVRSYKLLSDGRRQIGSFHLPGDVFGLESGPSHRLAAEAIIDTTVRLVKRASLEKAAGTDVQVARKLWAMTAGELRHAEDHMLLLGRKTAMERVATFLLEMDRRLAVAGMMALPMCRRDIGDYLGLTLETVSRALSQLHTQGILGFSGARQIVLRNRQRLHNLDA; encoded by the coding sequence ATGCTGACCGAGCCCCTCAACACCCAGGCGATCAACACGCAAGTTCGTGGCAAGATCGCTCCTGCCCATCCCGTCTCCGACCAGTTCGGCGCGATCGCCGGCCATGTCGGCCTCGTCGCCACGGAGTTCTCCTACCGCAAGGACGAGGAGATCTACGGCGAGGACGAGTCGGCCGAATATGTCTATCAGGTCATCACCGGCGCGGTGCGCAGCTACAAGCTGCTCTCCGACGGCCGCCGCCAGATCGGCTCCTTCCATCTTCCCGGTGACGTGTTCGGCCTTGAATCCGGTCCCAGTCACCGCCTCGCCGCTGAAGCCATCATCGATACGACCGTGCGCCTGGTGAAGCGCGCGAGCCTGGAGAAGGCCGCCGGCACCGACGTGCAGGTCGCCCGCAAGCTCTGGGCCATGACCGCCGGCGAACTACGCCACGCCGAAGACCACATGCTGCTGCTGGGACGCAAGACCGCGATGGAACGCGTCGCAACCTTCCTGCTCGAGATGGACCGCCGCCTTGCGGTAGCCGGCATGATGGCGCTGCCGATGTGCCGCCGCGACATCGGCGACTATCTCGGCCTGACGCTGGAGACCGTGTCGCGCGCGCTTTCGCAGCTTCACACCCAGGGCATTTTGGGATTTTCCGGCGCCCGCCAGATCGTGCTGCGCAACCGTCAGCGCCTGCACAATCTCGACGCCTGA
- a CDS encoding CcoQ/FixQ family Cbb3-type cytochrome c oxidase assembly chaperone, with protein MKAILTLDNLASGLVTTIWTPVFVAIFLAIIAYALWPRNKAAFDEAARLPLREE; from the coding sequence ATGAAAGCCATCCTGACACTCGACAATCTCGCGTCTGGTCTCGTGACCACGATCTGGACGCCGGTGTTCGTCGCGATCTTTCTCGCGATCATCGCCTACGCATTATGGCCCCGCAACAAGGCCGCTTTCGACGAGGCGGCGCGCCTGCCGTTGCGGGAGGAGTAA
- the ccoN gene encoding cytochrome-c oxidase, cbb3-type subunit I has product MPQPSISKSMTAGESGLAVVFAVAAFLCVIAAAKALDTPFAFHAALSAAASVAVVFGIVNRYFDRPAELPPAEINGRPNYNMGPVKFTAVMAMFWGIAGFLVGLIIASQLAWPALNFDLPWTSFGRLRPLHTSAVIFAFGGNVLIGTSLYVVQKSCRVRLAGDLAPWFVVIGYNFFILIAGTGYLLGVTQSKEYAEPEWYADLWLTIVWVVYLLVFLATIIKRKEPHIFVANWFYLAFIVTIAVLHLGNNPALPVSVFGSKSYVAWGGIQDAMFQWWYGHNAVGFFLTAGFLAIMYYFIPKRAERPIYSYRLSIIHFWALIFLYIWAGPHHLHYTALPDWTQTLGMTFSIMLWMPSWGGMINGLMTLSGAWDKLRTDPVLRMLVVSVAFYGMSTFEGPMMSIKVVNSLSHYTDWTIGHVHSGALGWVGFVSFGALYCLVPWVWNRKGLYSLKLVNWHFWIATLGIVLYISAMWVSGILQGLMWRAYTSLGFLEYSFIESVEAMHPFYIIRAAGGGLFLIGALIMAYNLWMTVRVGEQEVQMPVALQPAE; this is encoded by the coding sequence ATGCCCCAGCCCTCCATCTCCAAATCGATGACAGCAGGTGAAAGCGGCCTGGCTGTCGTGTTCGCGGTCGCCGCCTTCCTCTGCGTGATCGCCGCGGCCAAGGCGCTCGATACGCCGTTCGCTTTCCACGCCGCGCTCAGCGCGGCGGCGAGCGTGGCTGTGGTCTTTGGCATCGTCAACCGCTACTTCGACCGCCCGGCGGAGTTGCCACCCGCGGAGATCAACGGCCGTCCCAACTACAATATGGGCCCGGTCAAGTTCACCGCCGTCATGGCGATGTTCTGGGGCATTGCCGGCTTCCTCGTCGGCCTCATCATCGCCTCGCAACTGGCGTGGCCCGCACTGAACTTCGATCTGCCATGGACCAGCTTTGGTCGTCTGCGTCCGCTGCACACTTCCGCGGTGATCTTCGCCTTCGGCGGCAACGTGCTGATCGGCACGTCGCTCTATGTCGTGCAGAAGTCCTGCCGGGTGCGCCTTGCGGGCGACCTCGCGCCCTGGTTCGTCGTGATCGGCTACAATTTCTTCATCCTGATCGCCGGCACCGGCTATCTGCTCGGTGTCACCCAGTCGAAGGAATATGCCGAGCCGGAATGGTATGCCGACCTCTGGCTCACCATCGTCTGGGTCGTTTATCTGCTGGTCTTCCTTGCCACGATCATCAAGCGCAAGGAGCCGCACATCTTCGTCGCGAACTGGTTCTATCTCGCCTTCATCGTGACGATCGCGGTCCTGCACCTCGGCAACAATCCCGCGCTCCCCGTCTCGGTGTTCGGCTCGAAATCCTATGTCGCCTGGGGCGGCATCCAGGACGCGATGTTCCAGTGGTGGTACGGCCACAACGCGGTCGGCTTCTTCCTGACCGCCGGCTTCCTCGCCATCATGTACTACTTCATCCCGAAGCGCGCGGAGCGGCCGATCTATTCCTATCGGCTGTCGATCATCCACTTCTGGGCGCTGATCTTCCTCTACATCTGGGCCGGCCCGCACCATCTGCACTACACGGCGCTGCCCGACTGGACGCAGACGCTCGGCATGACCTTCTCGATCATGCTCTGGATGCCCTCCTGGGGCGGCATGATCAACGGCCTGATGACGCTGTCGGGCGCCTGGGACAAGCTGCGCACCGACCCCGTGCTGCGCATGCTCGTGGTCTCCGTCGCCTTCTACGGCATGTCGACTTTCGAAGGCCCGATGATGTCGATCAAGGTGGTGAACTCGCTCAGCCACTACACCGACTGGACCATCGGCCACGTGCATTCCGGCGCGCTCGGCTGGGTCGGCTTCGTCTCCTTCGGCGCGCTGTACTGCCTGGTGCCGTGGGTGTGGAATCGCAAGGGCCTCTACAGCCTGAAGCTCGTCAACTGGCACTTCTGGATCGCGACGCTCGGCATCGTTCTCTACATCTCCGCGATGTGGGTGTCCGGCATCCTGCAGGGCCTGATGTGGCGTGCCTACACCTCGCTCGGCTTCCTCGAATATTCCTTCATCGAGAGCGTCGAGGCGATGCATCCCTTCTACATCATCCGCGCCGCCGGCGGCGGGCTGTTCCTGATCGGCGCGCTGATCATGGCCTACAATCTCTGGATGACCGTTCGCGTCGGCGAACAGGAAGTCCAGATGCCCGTCGCGCTTCAGCCGGCGGAATGA
- a CDS encoding response regulator, translating to MIEIGSHHQRLPMTSSAKPTVYVVDDDAAVLGSLQFLLETDGFAVRTFRNATALLNASGARGADCYVIDYKMPDINGIELAGRLRQSDEGTPVILITGYPDGNISARAAAAGVKDVILKPLLDETLVKSIHHAIRGGRGN from the coding sequence ATGATCGAGATCGGCTCGCACCATCAGCGGCTTCCAATGACGTCATCCGCAAAGCCCACCGTCTACGTGGTCGACGATGATGCCGCCGTGCTGGGATCCCTGCAATTCCTGCTGGAAACCGACGGCTTTGCCGTGCGGACCTTCAGGAATGCCACGGCGCTGCTGAATGCCAGCGGCGCGCGGGGGGCGGACTGCTACGTGATCGACTACAAGATGCCCGACATCAACGGCATCGAGCTGGCCGGCCGGTTGCGCCAGTCCGACGAGGGCACGCCCGTGATCCTGATCACCGGCTATCCCGATGGGAATATCTCGGCTCGGGCCGCAGCCGCAGGCGTCAAGGACGTGATCTTGAAGCCGCTTCTCGACGAAACCCTGGTCAAGTCCATCCACCACGCCATCCGGGGCGGCCGCGGGAACTAG
- the ccoO gene encoding cytochrome-c oxidase, cbb3-type subunit II, translating into MSFWTRHQIFEKNSIVLIVGILLVIAIGGLVEITPLFYLKSTIEAVDGVRPYTPLELAGRNVYVREGCYLCHSQMIRPLRDEVERYGHFSLAAESMYDHPFQWGSKRTGPDLARVGAKYSDDWHVTHLTNPRAIVPQSVMPGYPFLSQTEVDPDTIADHMKTLKAIGTPYTDDQIANAGADLKAQADPDNAGSDAFGKRYAKAVVRNFDGKAGTPTEMDALIAYLQMLGTLVDFKLYNEKANLR; encoded by the coding sequence ATGTCGTTCTGGACACGCCACCAAATCTTCGAAAAGAACTCGATCGTCCTGATCGTCGGCATCTTGCTGGTGATCGCAATCGGCGGTCTCGTCGAAATCACGCCGCTGTTCTACCTCAAGAGCACGATCGAGGCGGTCGACGGCGTCAGGCCCTACACGCCGCTGGAGCTCGCGGGCCGCAACGTCTATGTCCGCGAAGGCTGTTATCTCTGCCATTCGCAGATGATCCGCCCGCTGCGCGACGAGGTCGAGCGATACGGCCACTTCTCGCTCGCCGCCGAGAGCATGTACGACCACCCGTTCCAGTGGGGCTCGAAGCGTACCGGTCCGGACCTCGCCCGCGTCGGCGCCAAATATTCCGACGACTGGCACGTGACTCATCTGACCAACCCGCGTGCGATCGTGCCGCAGTCGGTGATGCCGGGCTATCCGTTCCTGAGCCAGACTGAGGTCGATCCCGATACGATCGCCGACCACATGAAGACGCTCAAGGCCATCGGCACGCCCTACACCGATGACCAGATCGCTAACGCTGGCGCCGATCTGAAGGCCCAGGCCGATCCCGACAATGCCGGCTCCGACGCCTTCGGCAAGCGTTACGCCAAGGCCGTCGTGCGCAATTTCGACGGCAAGGCCGGCACGCCGACCGAAATGGACGCGCTGATTGCGTATCTGCAGATGCTGGGCACGCTGGTCGACTTCAAGCTCTACAACGAGAAAGCCAATCTTCGCTGA
- a CDS encoding CBS domain-containing protein yields the protein MYKFLEQTVDGYMTRNVRTVRRDQDLLALSEMFERDDFNSYPVEDDGQVVGIVTKFDILKCFAFSPSQMLPRYHDLMSRRIGDVMTPEFIYVSPDTRLTRVLQIMVEHRIRSIIVLDGAEKLVGIIAREDVIKALKATAGE from the coding sequence GTGTACAAATTCCTTGAGCAGACCGTGGACGGCTATATGACGCGCAACGTCAGGACGGTGCGGCGCGACCAGGACCTGCTCGCGCTCAGCGAGATGTTCGAGCGTGATGATTTCAACTCCTATCCGGTCGAGGACGACGGGCAGGTGGTCGGGATCGTCACCAAGTTCGACATCCTGAAGTGTTTCGCGTTCTCGCCGAGCCAGATGCTGCCGCGCTATCACGACCTGATGAGCCGCAGGATCGGCGATGTCATGACGCCGGAGTTCATCTATGTCAGCCCCGACACGCGGCTGACGCGCGTGCTCCAGATCATGGTCGAGCACCGCATCAGGAGCATCATCGTGCTCGACGGCGCCGAGAAGCTGGTCGGAATCATCGCCCGCGAGGACGTGATCAAGGCGCTCAAGGCGACGGCGGGCGAGTGA
- a CDS encoding MFS transporter, with translation MLLSRKPNHADRDSRVERYNVAAPPPAGLPAPSRQSLRGLDWFIFFLADVQTGFGPFIAVYLTTQKWTQVEIGLVLSIGGIVALIGQMPGGAIIDAAKSERLVAALAIATIGFCALAYAAMPIFPVVVAAATLHAAASCVLGPAIAAISLGLVGPLAIGERLGRNARFASLGNGVAAAVMGTAGYLLSSRSVFLVTFLLAIPTLIALSRIREEEVDIARCHGEMPREAPVPGDTNIWHLIRQRPLIVFALSVLLLQLANAAMMPLMASAVTARSSQWATVLVAFCIVVPQAIVALLSPTVGRKAQLWGRRPLLLIGFGALMIRGLLFATVRDPYLLVAVQVFDGITAAVFAVMIPLIVADVAFGSGHFNLAQGIVGTATGIGASLSTALGGYVSDKFGNATAFIGLSGVAATGLLLILFVMPETRRTGMVAPKKMAG, from the coding sequence GTGCTGTTGTCGAGGAAGCCGAACCACGCAGATCGCGATAGCCGCGTTGAACGGTACAACGTCGCCGCGCCGCCGCCTGCGGGCCTTCCGGCGCCGTCGCGCCAGAGCCTGCGCGGCCTCGACTGGTTCATCTTCTTCCTCGCCGACGTGCAGACCGGGTTCGGCCCCTTCATCGCGGTCTACCTCACGACGCAGAAATGGACGCAGGTCGAGATCGGCCTCGTGCTGTCGATCGGTGGCATCGTCGCGCTGATCGGGCAGATGCCGGGTGGCGCGATCATCGATGCGGCGAAGTCCGAGCGGCTGGTCGCCGCCCTTGCGATCGCGACCATCGGCTTTTGCGCGCTCGCCTACGCGGCGATGCCGATCTTCCCCGTGGTGGTGGCTGCGGCCACGCTGCATGCGGCGGCGAGCTGCGTGCTGGGGCCGGCGATCGCGGCGATCAGCCTCGGCCTCGTCGGTCCGCTTGCGATCGGCGAACGGCTCGGCCGCAATGCGCGCTTTGCATCCCTCGGCAACGGCGTCGCCGCAGCCGTGATGGGCACGGCCGGCTACCTCCTGTCGAGCCGCTCGGTGTTCCTGGTCACCTTCCTGCTCGCGATTCCGACCCTGATCGCGCTGTCGCGCATCCGCGAGGAGGAAGTGGACATCGCGCGCTGTCACGGCGAGATGCCGCGCGAGGCGCCGGTTCCAGGCGACACCAATATCTGGCACCTGATCCGGCAACGCCCGCTCATCGTCTTCGCGCTGAGCGTGCTGCTGCTGCAATTGGCGAATGCCGCGATGATGCCGCTGATGGCGAGCGCGGTGACGGCGCGGTCGAGCCAGTGGGCAACCGTGCTCGTCGCCTTCTGCATCGTCGTGCCGCAGGCGATCGTGGCGCTGCTGTCGCCGACGGTCGGGCGCAAGGCGCAGCTCTGGGGCCGGCGCCCGCTGCTGCTGATCGGATTCGGTGCGCTGATGATCCGGGGCCTTCTGTTTGCGACCGTGCGCGATCCCTATCTGCTGGTCGCGGTGCAGGTGTTCGACGGCATCACGGCGGCGGTGTTTGCGGTGATGATCCCGCTGATCGTGGCCGACGTCGCCTTCGGCAGCGGCCATTTCAATCTGGCGCAAGGCATCGTCGGGACCGCGACCGGCATCGGGGCGTCCTTGAGCACGGCGCTTGGCGGCTATGTCAGCGACAAGTTCGGCAATGCCACCGCCTTCATCGGGCTGTCCGGCGTCGCCGCGACCGGGCTTTTGCTGATCCTCTTTGTGATGCCGGAAACCCGGCGCACCGGCATGGTCGCGCCAAAGAAAATGGCCGGCTGA
- the fixJ gene encoding response regulator FixJ: MTTKGHVYVIDDDEAMRDSLHFLLDSSGFGVTLFDDAQAFLDVLPGLAFGCVVSDVRMPGIDGIELLKRMKAQQSPFPILIMTGHGDVPLAVEAMKLGAVDFLEKPFEDDRLTTMIETAIRQAEPAAKNEAISQDIAARVASLSPRERQVMEGLIAGLSNKLIAREYDISPRTIEVYRANVMTKMQANSLSELVRLAMRAGMLKD; encoded by the coding sequence ATGACGACCAAGGGACATGTCTACGTCATCGATGACGACGAGGCGATGCGGGACTCTCTGCACTTCCTGCTGGATTCCTCCGGCTTCGGCGTCACCCTGTTTGACGATGCGCAAGCCTTCCTCGATGTCCTGCCCGGCCTCGCCTTCGGCTGCGTCGTCTCCGACGTGCGCATGCCTGGAATCGACGGGATCGAGCTGTTGAAGCGGATGAAGGCGCAGCAAAGCCCGTTCCCGATCCTGATCATGACCGGCCATGGCGACGTGCCGCTCGCGGTCGAGGCGATGAAGTTGGGGGCGGTCGACTTTCTCGAGAAGCCGTTCGAGGACGACCGCCTCACCACCATGATCGAGACGGCGATCCGACAGGCCGAGCCGGCGGCGAAGAACGAGGCGATCTCGCAGGACATCGCCGCCCGCGTCGCCTCCCTCAGCCCGCGCGAGCGCCAGGTCATGGAAGGACTGATCGCGGGCCTCTCCAACAAGCTGATCGCCCGTGAATACGACATCAGCCCCCGCACCATCGAGGTCTACCGGGCCAACGTCATGACCAAGATGCAGGCCAACAGCCTCTCGGAGCTGGTCCGGCTGGCGATGCGCGCCGGGATGTTGAAGGATTGA